From the Acinetobacter wanghuae genome, one window contains:
- a CDS encoding efflux RND transporter periplasmic adaptor subunit, with protein MQLKSHTMFHLLQSSRLALIVGILSFNFALTGCGQKEPTQKQAEPQNIELIAQDLVAVQSGDSVQMTAFTGTIRAVNQSSIQAQVSATATNVNAQVGDKVQKGQILLRLNNQDNAARLAQAQANKASAQAQANQAKLMMERKLRLLNQGFISKVEYEQSRVDYQAQLENARAQQANVDIALKADQDGLIKSPISGVITARQVEPGQTVAIGQTLFEIVDTNQLEIQAKVPSDMQSALSVGNQVEYQIQGNPNRLTAVISRISPIADQASRQIEFFATPKETLSSLSIGSFIDGNIMSSQKISGQIVPLDLVKNIESQPYVWIVRQNKIMKVQVELLEQRYKDNIAVVRGLETGDHVSRLEFTDADIKKTVTLDSKQK; from the coding sequence ATGCAACTTAAATCGCACACCATGTTTCACCTGCTTCAATCCTCTCGCTTGGCTTTGATTGTCGGAATTTTAAGCTTCAATTTTGCCCTCACGGGCTGTGGTCAGAAAGAACCCACTCAAAAACAAGCAGAGCCACAAAATATTGAATTAATTGCCCAAGATTTAGTTGCAGTTCAATCGGGTGACTCTGTGCAAATGACCGCCTTCACTGGGACGATACGTGCAGTCAATCAAAGCAGCATTCAAGCCCAAGTAAGCGCAACTGCAACTAACGTCAATGCACAAGTCGGTGACAAAGTTCAAAAAGGGCAAATCTTACTAAGACTGAATAATCAGGACAATGCAGCACGTTTAGCCCAAGCCCAAGCCAATAAAGCCTCAGCACAAGCGCAAGCCAACCAAGCGAAATTGATGATGGAACGTAAACTACGTTTACTCAATCAAGGTTTTATTTCCAAAGTTGAATATGAACAAAGCCGTGTCGATTACCAAGCACAACTTGAAAATGCCCGCGCCCAACAAGCCAATGTCGATATCGCACTCAAAGCGGATCAAGATGGTCTCATTAAAAGTCCAATCAGTGGTGTGATCACTGCGCGCCAAGTTGAACCGGGTCAAACCGTTGCAATCGGGCAAACCTTATTTGAAATTGTAGATACCAATCAACTTGAGATTCAAGCCAAAGTACCAAGCGATATGCAAAGCGCGCTCAGTGTTGGCAATCAAGTGGAATATCAAATTCAGGGCAATCCAAATCGTTTAACTGCGGTCATTAGCCGAATCTCCCCAATTGCTGATCAAGCCAGTCGTCAAATTGAATTCTTTGCTACGCCAAAAGAAACCTTGAGTTCACTGAGCATTGGTTCATTTATTGATGGTAACATCATGAGTTCACAGAAAATTTCGGGACAAATTGTGCCACTCGATCTGGTCAAAAATATTGAGTCACAACCCTATGTGTGGATTGTGCGTCAAAATAAAATCATGAAAGTTCAAGTTGAACTATTAGAGCAACGCTACAAAGACAATATTGCGGTGGTTAGAGGATTAGAAACAGGCGACCACGTCAGTCGTCTCGAATTTACCGATGCTGATATCAAAAAAACCGTCACACTTGACTCAAAACAAAAATAA